A DNA window from Brassica napus cultivar Da-Ae chromosome A4, Da-Ae, whole genome shotgun sequence contains the following coding sequences:
- the LOC106446805 gene encoding nuclear poly(A) polymerase 2-like isoform X3, translating to MVGTQSLKSYGITKPLSVSGPSAADLKRNLELEKFLVDEGLYESKEETMRREEVLGRIDQIVKDWVKELTHQRGYSDQMMEDANALIFTFGSYRLGVHGPGADIDTLCVGPSYVNREEDFFIILRDILAEMEEVTDLQPVTDAHVPVMKFKFQGISIDLLYASISLLVVPQDLDISNSSVLSDVDEQTVRSLNGCRVADQILKLVPNFEHFRTTLRCMKYWAKRRGVYSNVTGFLGGVNWALLVARLCQLYPNAIPSMLVSRFFRVYTQWRWPNPVMLCAIEEDELGIPVWDPRKYHRDRYHLMPIITPAYPCMNSSYNVSQSTLRVMMEQFQYGNKICQEIELNKQHWSSLFEQYMFFEAYKNYLQVDVLAADAEDLLAWKGWVESRFRQLTLKIERDTNGMLMCHPQPNEYVDTSKQFRHCAFFMGLQRAEGYGGQECQQFDIRGTVDEFRQDVNMYMFWRPGMDVFVSHVRRRQLPPFVFPNGYKRFRQPKLQNQQGGEPGEPVESLSANVERHAKRKNDNELMDTRPEKPEKRASVSPPSVDVVSPESSAITTGGTPPIGIVSGPRAECLVTSDIGCSIPNDLNSGSKQNVEVDNRSLVQGCRDLAEPVGKDARPDPSVVVTCEGGQNKEKGRVVDSESINDTDKQRLPRRPNLKEDVDRVERESMLGEIADGVLQNGLCRRSLDHEGFLAAASLDSSGEHRNLHSDGLLKSGLSEELQTNNLLMGMGRPEDGARSESLQNSLMSNRLGLKSIV from the exons ATGGTGGGAACTCAATCTCTTAAAAGCTATGGAATCACGAAGCCGCTCTCTGTTTCTGGTCCTTCCGCGGCTGATTTGAAGCGTAATTTGGAGCTGGAGAAG TTTCTGGTTGATGAGGGGCTGTACGAGAGCAAGGAGGAAACCATGCGGAGAGAGGAAGTTCTTGGACGCATTGATCAG ATTGTAAAAGACTGGGTGAAAGAGTTAACTCACCAGAGGGGATATTCAGATCAGATGATGGAGGACGCTAACGCTCTCATTTTCACTTTTGGATCTTACCGTCTTGGA GTGCACGGACCTGGGGCTGATATTGATACTTTATGTGTTGGCCCATCTTATGTCAACCGAGAG GAGGATTTCTTCATCATCTTGCGTGATATATTGGCTGAGATGGAGGAAGTGACTGACCTTCAACCTGTTACCGATGCCCATGTCCCTGTCATGAAATTTAAGTTCCAAGGAATATCTATTGATCTTTTGTATGCTAGCATCTCACTTCTTGTTGTGCCACAG GATCTGGATATCTCCAACTCTTCTGTGCTTTCTGATGTTGATGAGCAAACTGTCCGCAGTCTCAATGGTTGCAGGGTTGCTGATCAGATTCTTAAACTCGTTCCAAATTTCGAG CACTTCCGGACAACATTAAGATGCATGAAGTACTGGGCTAAGAGGCGTGGGGTCTATTCAAAT GTTACTGGATTTCTTGGTGGCGTAAACTGGGCGCTTCTGGTTGCACGCCTGTGCCAGCTTTATCCAAATGCTATTCCCAGTATGTTGGTTTCTCGATTCTTTAGAGTGTATACACAATGGCGTTGGCCGAATCCAGTCATGCTCTGTGCAATAGAAGAGGATGAGCTTGGGATTCCTGTCTGGGATCCGCGAAAGTATCACCGTGACCGCTATCATCTTATGCCAATAATAACTCCTGCTTACCCATGCATGAATTCTAGTTACAATGTCTCTCAAAGCACTCTTCGTGTTATGATGGAGCAATTCCAGTATGGTAACAAGATCTGTCAG GAGATTGAGTTAAACAAACAACACTGGAGTTCCTTATTTGAGCAATATATGTTCTTCGAGGCATATAAAAACTACCTTCAGGTTGATGTACTAGCAGCAGATGCAGAAGATTTATTGGCTTGGAAGGGTTGGGTGGAGTCAAGGTTCCGGCAGCTGACCTTGAAG ATAGAACGAGACACAAATGGGATGTTAATGTGCCATCCTCAACCAAATGAGTACGTGGACACTTCCAAGCAGTTTCGGCATTGTGCTTTTTTCATGGGCTTGCAAAGGGCAGAAGGATATGGTGGCCAAGAGTGTCAACAGTTTGATATACGTGGAACTGTGGATGAGTTCAGGCAAGACGTAAACATGTATATGTTTTGGAGACCTGGGATGGACGTATTTGTTTCTCATGTTCGTAGACGGCAGCTCCCTCCTTTTGTTTTTCCAAACGGATACAAAAGGTTTCGGCAACCCAagctccagaatcaacaaggCGGAGAACCTGGTGAGCCGGTTGAATCTTTGTCCGCCAATGTTGAGAGACATGCCAAGAGAAAAAACGACAATGAATTGATGGATACAAGGCCAGAGAAACCTGAGAAGCGTGCATCTGTTAGTCCACCTAGTGTAGATGTAGTTTCTCCTGAAAGTAGTGCTATCACAACTGGTGGGACTCCCCCGATTGGCATTGTTTCAGGTCCTAGAGCCGAATGCTTAGTAACTAGTGATATTGGTTGCTCCATCCCTAATGATCTTAACTCTGGTAGCAAGCAAAACGTAGAAGTGGATAATAGGTCTCTAGTTCAAGGCTGTCGTGACCTGGCTGAGCCTGTAGGAAAGGATGCGAGACCTGATCCTAGTGTTGTGGTAACATGTGAAGGTGGGCAGAATAAAGAAAAAGGTCGTGTTGTGGACTCTGAATCTATCAATGACACTGACAAGCAACGTCTTCCAAGGAGACCAAATCTGAAAGAGGATGTTGATAGAGTTGAGAGGGAATCCATGTTAGGAGAAATTGCTGATGGTGTTTTGCAGAATGGATTATGTAGGCGGAGCCTTGATCATGAG GGTTTTTTGGCTGCTGCAAGTTTGGATTCATCTGGGGAACATAGAAACTTGCATTCAGATGGATTGTTGAAAAGTGGTTTGTCAGAAGAACTTCAG ACAAATAATTTACTCATGGGGATGGGGAGGCCGGAAGACGGAGCTAGGTCAGAATCATTGCAGAATTCACTGATGAG CAACAGGTTGGGCTTGAAGTCGATAGTGTGA
- the LOC106446805 gene encoding nuclear poly(A) polymerase 2-like isoform X2 has protein sequence MVGTQSLKSYGITKPLSVSGPSAADLKRNLELEKFLVDEGLYESKEETMRREEVLGRIDQIVKDWVKELTHQRGYSDQMMEDANALIFTFGSYRLGVHGPGADIDTLCVGPSYVNREEDFFIILRDILAEMEEVTDLQPVTDAHVPVMKFKFQGISIDLLYASISLLVVPQDLDISNSSVLSDVDEQTVRSLNGCRVADQILKLVPNFEHFRTTLRCMKYWAKRRGVYSNVTGFLGGVNWALLVARLCQLYPNAIPSMLVSRFFRVYTQWRWPNPVMLCAIEEDELGIPVWDPRKYHRDRYHLMPIITPAYPCMNSSYNVSQSTLRVMMEQFQYGNKICQEIELNKQHWSSLFEQYMFFEAYKNYLQVDVLAADAEDLLAWKGWVESRFRQLTLKIERDTNGMLMCHPQPNEYVDTSKQFRHCAFFMGLQRAEGYGGQECQQFDIRGTVDEFRQDVNMYMFWRPGMDVFVSHVRRRQLPPFVFPNGYKRFRQPKLQNQQGGEPGEPVESLSANVERHAKRKNDNELMDTRPEKPEKRASVSPPSVDVVSPESSAITTGGTPPIGIVSGPRAECLVTSDIGCSIPNDLNSGSKQNVEVDNRSLVQGCRDLAEPVGKDARPDPSVVVTCEGGQNKEKGRVVDSESINDTDKQRLPRRPNLKEDVDRVERESMLGEIADGVLQNGLCRRSLDHEGFLAAASLDSSGEHRNLHSDGLLKSGLSEELQTNNLLMGMGRPEDGARSESLQNSLMSSNRLGLKSIV, from the exons ATGGTGGGAACTCAATCTCTTAAAAGCTATGGAATCACGAAGCCGCTCTCTGTTTCTGGTCCTTCCGCGGCTGATTTGAAGCGTAATTTGGAGCTGGAGAAG TTTCTGGTTGATGAGGGGCTGTACGAGAGCAAGGAGGAAACCATGCGGAGAGAGGAAGTTCTTGGACGCATTGATCAG ATTGTAAAAGACTGGGTGAAAGAGTTAACTCACCAGAGGGGATATTCAGATCAGATGATGGAGGACGCTAACGCTCTCATTTTCACTTTTGGATCTTACCGTCTTGGA GTGCACGGACCTGGGGCTGATATTGATACTTTATGTGTTGGCCCATCTTATGTCAACCGAGAG GAGGATTTCTTCATCATCTTGCGTGATATATTGGCTGAGATGGAGGAAGTGACTGACCTTCAACCTGTTACCGATGCCCATGTCCCTGTCATGAAATTTAAGTTCCAAGGAATATCTATTGATCTTTTGTATGCTAGCATCTCACTTCTTGTTGTGCCACAG GATCTGGATATCTCCAACTCTTCTGTGCTTTCTGATGTTGATGAGCAAACTGTCCGCAGTCTCAATGGTTGCAGGGTTGCTGATCAGATTCTTAAACTCGTTCCAAATTTCGAG CACTTCCGGACAACATTAAGATGCATGAAGTACTGGGCTAAGAGGCGTGGGGTCTATTCAAAT GTTACTGGATTTCTTGGTGGCGTAAACTGGGCGCTTCTGGTTGCACGCCTGTGCCAGCTTTATCCAAATGCTATTCCCAGTATGTTGGTTTCTCGATTCTTTAGAGTGTATACACAATGGCGTTGGCCGAATCCAGTCATGCTCTGTGCAATAGAAGAGGATGAGCTTGGGATTCCTGTCTGGGATCCGCGAAAGTATCACCGTGACCGCTATCATCTTATGCCAATAATAACTCCTGCTTACCCATGCATGAATTCTAGTTACAATGTCTCTCAAAGCACTCTTCGTGTTATGATGGAGCAATTCCAGTATGGTAACAAGATCTGTCAG GAGATTGAGTTAAACAAACAACACTGGAGTTCCTTATTTGAGCAATATATGTTCTTCGAGGCATATAAAAACTACCTTCAGGTTGATGTACTAGCAGCAGATGCAGAAGATTTATTGGCTTGGAAGGGTTGGGTGGAGTCAAGGTTCCGGCAGCTGACCTTGAAG ATAGAACGAGACACAAATGGGATGTTAATGTGCCATCCTCAACCAAATGAGTACGTGGACACTTCCAAGCAGTTTCGGCATTGTGCTTTTTTCATGGGCTTGCAAAGGGCAGAAGGATATGGTGGCCAAGAGTGTCAACAGTTTGATATACGTGGAACTGTGGATGAGTTCAGGCAAGACGTAAACATGTATATGTTTTGGAGACCTGGGATGGACGTATTTGTTTCTCATGTTCGTAGACGGCAGCTCCCTCCTTTTGTTTTTCCAAACGGATACAAAAGGTTTCGGCAACCCAagctccagaatcaacaaggCGGAGAACCTGGTGAGCCGGTTGAATCTTTGTCCGCCAATGTTGAGAGACATGCCAAGAGAAAAAACGACAATGAATTGATGGATACAAGGCCAGAGAAACCTGAGAAGCGTGCATCTGTTAGTCCACCTAGTGTAGATGTAGTTTCTCCTGAAAGTAGTGCTATCACAACTGGTGGGACTCCCCCGATTGGCATTGTTTCAGGTCCTAGAGCCGAATGCTTAGTAACTAGTGATATTGGTTGCTCCATCCCTAATGATCTTAACTCTGGTAGCAAGCAAAACGTAGAAGTGGATAATAGGTCTCTAGTTCAAGGCTGTCGTGACCTGGCTGAGCCTGTAGGAAAGGATGCGAGACCTGATCCTAGTGTTGTGGTAACATGTGAAGGTGGGCAGAATAAAGAAAAAGGTCGTGTTGTGGACTCTGAATCTATCAATGACACTGACAAGCAACGTCTTCCAAGGAGACCAAATCTGAAAGAGGATGTTGATAGAGTTGAGAGGGAATCCATGTTAGGAGAAATTGCTGATGGTGTTTTGCAGAATGGATTATGTAGGCGGAGCCTTGATCATGAG GGTTTTTTGGCTGCTGCAAGTTTGGATTCATCTGGGGAACATAGAAACTTGCATTCAGATGGATTGTTGAAAAGTGGTTTGTCAGAAGAACTTCAG ACAAATAATTTACTCATGGGGATGGGGAGGCCGGAAGACGGAGCTAGGTCAGAATCATTGCAGAATTCACTGATGAG CAGCAACAGGTTGGGCTTGAAGTCGATAGTGTGA
- the LOC106446805 gene encoding nuclear poly(A) polymerase 2-like isoform X1, with amino-acid sequence MVGTQSLKSYGITKPLSVSGPSAADLKRNLELEKFLVDEGLYESKEETMRREEVLGRIDQIVKDWVKELTHQRGYSDQMMEDANALIFTFGSYRLGVHGPGADIDTLCVGPSYVNREEDFFIILRDILAEMEEVTDLQPVTDAHVPVMKFKFQGISIDLLYASISLLVVPQDLDISNSSVLSDVDEQTVRSLNGCRVADQILKLVPNFEHFRTTLRCMKYWAKRRGVYSNVTGFLGGVNWALLVARLCQLYPNAIPSMLVSRFFRVYTQWRWPNPVMLCAIEEDELGIPVWDPRKYHRDRYHLMPIITPAYPCMNSSYNVSQSTLRVMMEQFQYGNKICQEIELNKQHWSSLFEQYMFFEAYKNYLQVDVLAADAEDLLAWKGWVESRFRQLTLKIERDTNGMLMCHPQPNEYVDTSKQFRHCAFFMGLQRAEGYGGQECQQFDIRGTVDEFRQDVNMYMFWRPGMDVFVSHVRRRQLPPFVFPNGYKRFRQPKLQNQQGGEPGEPVESLSANVERHAKRKNDNELMDTRPEKPEKRASVSPPSVDVVSPESSAITTGGTPPIGIVSGPRAECLVTSDIGCSIPNDLNSGSKQNVEVDNRSLVQGCRDLAEPVGKDARPDPSVVVTCEGGQNKEKGRVVDSESINDTDKQRLPRRPNLKEDVDRVERESMLGEIADGVLQNGLCRRSLDHEGFLAAASLDSSGEHRNLHSDGLLKSGLSEELQTNNLLMGMGRPEDGARSESLQNSLMRHVLLQPIVNLCKS; translated from the exons ATGGTGGGAACTCAATCTCTTAAAAGCTATGGAATCACGAAGCCGCTCTCTGTTTCTGGTCCTTCCGCGGCTGATTTGAAGCGTAATTTGGAGCTGGAGAAG TTTCTGGTTGATGAGGGGCTGTACGAGAGCAAGGAGGAAACCATGCGGAGAGAGGAAGTTCTTGGACGCATTGATCAG ATTGTAAAAGACTGGGTGAAAGAGTTAACTCACCAGAGGGGATATTCAGATCAGATGATGGAGGACGCTAACGCTCTCATTTTCACTTTTGGATCTTACCGTCTTGGA GTGCACGGACCTGGGGCTGATATTGATACTTTATGTGTTGGCCCATCTTATGTCAACCGAGAG GAGGATTTCTTCATCATCTTGCGTGATATATTGGCTGAGATGGAGGAAGTGACTGACCTTCAACCTGTTACCGATGCCCATGTCCCTGTCATGAAATTTAAGTTCCAAGGAATATCTATTGATCTTTTGTATGCTAGCATCTCACTTCTTGTTGTGCCACAG GATCTGGATATCTCCAACTCTTCTGTGCTTTCTGATGTTGATGAGCAAACTGTCCGCAGTCTCAATGGTTGCAGGGTTGCTGATCAGATTCTTAAACTCGTTCCAAATTTCGAG CACTTCCGGACAACATTAAGATGCATGAAGTACTGGGCTAAGAGGCGTGGGGTCTATTCAAAT GTTACTGGATTTCTTGGTGGCGTAAACTGGGCGCTTCTGGTTGCACGCCTGTGCCAGCTTTATCCAAATGCTATTCCCAGTATGTTGGTTTCTCGATTCTTTAGAGTGTATACACAATGGCGTTGGCCGAATCCAGTCATGCTCTGTGCAATAGAAGAGGATGAGCTTGGGATTCCTGTCTGGGATCCGCGAAAGTATCACCGTGACCGCTATCATCTTATGCCAATAATAACTCCTGCTTACCCATGCATGAATTCTAGTTACAATGTCTCTCAAAGCACTCTTCGTGTTATGATGGAGCAATTCCAGTATGGTAACAAGATCTGTCAG GAGATTGAGTTAAACAAACAACACTGGAGTTCCTTATTTGAGCAATATATGTTCTTCGAGGCATATAAAAACTACCTTCAGGTTGATGTACTAGCAGCAGATGCAGAAGATTTATTGGCTTGGAAGGGTTGGGTGGAGTCAAGGTTCCGGCAGCTGACCTTGAAG ATAGAACGAGACACAAATGGGATGTTAATGTGCCATCCTCAACCAAATGAGTACGTGGACACTTCCAAGCAGTTTCGGCATTGTGCTTTTTTCATGGGCTTGCAAAGGGCAGAAGGATATGGTGGCCAAGAGTGTCAACAGTTTGATATACGTGGAACTGTGGATGAGTTCAGGCAAGACGTAAACATGTATATGTTTTGGAGACCTGGGATGGACGTATTTGTTTCTCATGTTCGTAGACGGCAGCTCCCTCCTTTTGTTTTTCCAAACGGATACAAAAGGTTTCGGCAACCCAagctccagaatcaacaaggCGGAGAACCTGGTGAGCCGGTTGAATCTTTGTCCGCCAATGTTGAGAGACATGCCAAGAGAAAAAACGACAATGAATTGATGGATACAAGGCCAGAGAAACCTGAGAAGCGTGCATCTGTTAGTCCACCTAGTGTAGATGTAGTTTCTCCTGAAAGTAGTGCTATCACAACTGGTGGGACTCCCCCGATTGGCATTGTTTCAGGTCCTAGAGCCGAATGCTTAGTAACTAGTGATATTGGTTGCTCCATCCCTAATGATCTTAACTCTGGTAGCAAGCAAAACGTAGAAGTGGATAATAGGTCTCTAGTTCAAGGCTGTCGTGACCTGGCTGAGCCTGTAGGAAAGGATGCGAGACCTGATCCTAGTGTTGTGGTAACATGTGAAGGTGGGCAGAATAAAGAAAAAGGTCGTGTTGTGGACTCTGAATCTATCAATGACACTGACAAGCAACGTCTTCCAAGGAGACCAAATCTGAAAGAGGATGTTGATAGAGTTGAGAGGGAATCCATGTTAGGAGAAATTGCTGATGGTGTTTTGCAGAATGGATTATGTAGGCGGAGCCTTGATCATGAG GGTTTTTTGGCTGCTGCAAGTTTGGATTCATCTGGGGAACATAGAAACTTGCATTCAGATGGATTGTTGAAAAGTGGTTTGTCAGAAGAACTTCAG ACAAATAATTTACTCATGGGGATGGGGAGGCCGGAAGACGGAGCTAGGTCAGAATCATTGCAGAATTCACTGATGAGGCATGTACTTTTGCAACCCATTGTTAATTTATGCAAATCATGA